A portion of the Manihot esculenta cultivar AM560-2 chromosome 2, M.esculenta_v8, whole genome shotgun sequence genome contains these proteins:
- the LOC110609948 gene encoding uncharacterized protein LOC110609948 isoform X1, translated as MAVTSSGPDLNGEVATQEEKGLSNCNGVRLIGSRIYDSQNGKTCHQCRQKTRDFAAGCKNQKGNKQCPIKYCHKCLLNRYGEKAEEVALIDEWKCPKCRGICNCSLCMKKRGHKPTGILVHTAKENGFSSVSELLQVKGPENFGIDRTAKDASVSSKKPASTKESRIASPRKPGKENSFGVSSDLNEHSPNLILVSNRKSKKMRREELLEVNHSTRDDDGGVDASSGKSGQKSTLTKEVSKNKGKIIEEGKSVLIEKNKSKTQHKETPKKEVKKNGKHEGAIVEEKKSKTQFQDISKKEATVNKKAAGNFFEKKKLKTQMLKDVPVSHTANEERDAENFKNGVVLSDVQIDKLESKNMAAVEVCKINKCTVEHQSKQNDDSIPLPLSTCLTTVAGIELPRGDAGDALQFFEFCAAFSEVLDLKKGQAEAVIREIIFGRRARRSQGSLLTHFHIKLLLLIQEDIGEESPALSPANGKNSWLQALAKCVSKCKFISTGLPSDCFDRGNEGYDMLSTSQKFKLLNFLCDEALNTKALRSWIDDQNSKFTEREKEAKEKVLAAKVKEKQLKEKVQDEVAKAIIAKAKNDAPFSVSEYEAIVSQIKKEAAEARAEIMEAMGMVPKKRQRSDAVRTDPILLDVNGHAFWRLKGYNNEPDILLQVFSFTDLGSWASAASEEKWFVYDAEQKQGIEKYISSLRTKRLRIQKDTETPLFGDDQNKLAV; from the exons ATGGCTGTTACTTCTTCAGGTCCTGATTTGAACGGGGAAGTTGCTACTCAAGAGGAGAAGGGTCTCTCTAATTGCAATGGAGTTCGCCTCATCGGAAGCAGAATATATGATTCGCAAAATGGCAAGACTTGCCACCAA TGCCGGCAAAAAACAAGGGATTTTGCAGCCGGTTGCAAGAATCAGAAAGGAAACAAGCAATGCCCAATTAAATACTGCCATAAATGCTTACTGAACAG GTATGGGGAGAAAGCTGAAGAGGTAGCATTGATTGATGAGTGGAAATGTCCCAAGTGTAGGGGCATTTGCAATTGCAGCTTGTGTAT GAAGAAGAGAGGTCATAAACCAACTGGTATACTTGTGCACACAGCCAAGGAAAATGGATTTTCCTCTGTCTCAGAACTGTTGCAGGTTAAAGGTCCTGAGAATTTTGGTATTGACAGAACTGCAAAAGATGCAAGTGTTTCATCGAAGAAACCTGCTTCCACAAAG GAGTCCAGAATTGCTTCACCAAGAAAACCAGGGAAAGAAAACTCCTTTGGTGTAAGTAGTGATCTGAATGAGCATTCTCCGAATTTAATACTAGTGTCTAACAGGAAGTCCAAGAAAATGAGAAGGGAGGAATTACTGGAAGTTAATCACAGCACCAGGGATGATGATGGTGGCGTTGATGCTAGTTCAGGGAAGAGCGGTCAGAAATCTACACTTACCAAGGAAGTCTCCAAAAACAAAGGGAAAATAATTGAAGAGGGTAAAAGTGTTTTGATAGAGAAAAATAAGTCTAAGACGCAGCACAAAGAAACTCCTAAGAAAGAAGTAAAGAAAAATGGAAAGCATGAAGGTGCTATTGTGGAAGAAAAGAAATCTAAGACACAGTTTCAAGATATTTCAAAGAAAGAAGCAACTGTGAATAAAAAGGCTGCAGGTAACTTTTTTGAGAAAAAGAAGCTTAAGACACAAATGCTGAAGGATGTTCCTGTTTCTCATACTGCAAACGAAGAGAGGGAtgctgaaaattttaaaaatggagTAGTTTTGAGTGATGTTCAAATTGATAAGCTTGAATCCAAGAATATGGCAGCtgtagaggtttgcaaaattaACAAGTGTACTGTAGAGCACCAGAGCAAACAAAATGATGATAGTATTCCATTGCCTCTATCCACCTGCTTAACTACTGTAGCAGGAATTGAATTACCTCGTGGAGATGCTGGGGATGCGTTGCAATTCTTTGAGTTTTGTGCTGCTTTTAGTGAG GTTCTTGATCTCAAGAAAGGGCAAGCTGAAGCAGTGATTAGAGAAATAATATTTGGCCGAAGAGCACGCCGATCACAAGGCTCATTATTAACGCACTTTCATATCAAATTATTGCTTCTGATACAAGAGGATATAGGAGAAGA ATCTCCCGCCCTgagcccagcaaatggcaaaaATTCATGGTTGCAAGCTCTTGCGAAATGCGTCTCTAAATGCAAATTCATATCAACGGGACTCCCCTCAGATTGTTTTGATCGTGGTAATGAAGGATACGATATGTTGAGCACCTCACAGAAGTTTAAGCTCTTAAACTTTCTATGTGATGAGGCTCTTAATACAAA AGCATTGAGGAGCTGGATAGATGATCAAAATTCCAAATTTactgaaagagagaaagaagcaaaagaaaaggTTCTTGCAGCGAAGGTTAAG GAGAAGCAATTGAAAGAGAAGGTGCAGGACGAGGTGGCCAAAGCCATCATTGCAAAAGCAAAAAATGATGCCCCTTTCTCTGTTTCTGAGTATGAAGCAATAGTTTCACAGATAAAAAAAGAAGCTGCTGAAGCTCGTGCAGAAATCATGGAGGCTATGGGAATGGTTCCCAAAA AGAGACAAAGATCTGATGCTGTTAGAACAGATCCTATCCTTTTGGATGTCAATGGTCATGCCTTTTGGAGACTGAAAGGTTATAATAATGAACCAGACATCTTGCTTCAAG TTTTCTCGTTTACAGATTTAGGGAGCTGGGCTTCAGCTGCATCTGAGGAGAAATGGTTTGTGTATGATGCAGAACAGAAACAAGGAATTGAGAAGTACATCTCCTCCTTAAG GACAAAAAGACTTAGGATTCAAAAGGATACTGAAACCCCATTATTTGGAGACGATCAAAACAAACTTGCAGTATGA
- the LOC110609948 gene encoding uncharacterized protein LOC110609948 isoform X3, protein MSGNVPSVGAFAIAACVFLFPLSRKKRGHKPTGILVHTAKENGFSSVSELLQVKGPENFGIDRTAKDASVSSKKPASTKESRIASPRKPGKENSFGVSSDLNEHSPNLILVSNRKSKKMRREELLEVNHSTRDDDGGVDASSGKSGQKSTLTKEVSKNKGKIIEEGKSVLIEKNKSKTQHKETPKKEVKKNGKHEGAIVEEKKSKTQFQDISKKEATVNKKAAGNFFEKKKLKTQMLKDVPVSHTANEERDAENFKNGVVLSDVQIDKLESKNMAAVEVCKINKCTVEHQSKQNDDSIPLPLSTCLTTVAGIELPRGDAGDALQFFEFCAAFSEVLDLKKGQAEAVIREIIFGRRARRSQGSLLTHFHIKLLLLIQEDIGEESPALSPANGKNSWLQALAKCVSKCKFISTGLPSDCFDRGNEGYDMLSTSQKFKLLNFLCDEALNTKALRSWIDDQNSKFTEREKEAKEKVLAAKVKEKQLKEKVQDEVAKAIIAKAKNDAPFSVSEYEAIVSQIKKEAAEARAEIMEAMGMVPKKRQRSDAVRTDPILLDVNGHAFWRLKGYNNEPDILLQVFSFTDLGSWASAASEEKWFVYDAEQKQGIEKYISSLRTKRLRIQKDTETPLFGDDQNKLAV, encoded by the exons ATGAGTGGAAATGTCCCAAGTGTAGGGGCATTTGCAATTGCAGCTTGTGTAT TTCTGTTTCCACTTTCCAGGAAGAAGAGAGGTCATAAACCAACTGGTATACTTGTGCACACAGCCAAGGAAAATGGATTTTCCTCTGTCTCAGAACTGTTGCAGGTTAAAGGTCCTGAGAATTTTGGTATTGACAGAACTGCAAAAGATGCAAGTGTTTCATCGAAGAAACCTGCTTCCACAAAG GAGTCCAGAATTGCTTCACCAAGAAAACCAGGGAAAGAAAACTCCTTTGGTGTAAGTAGTGATCTGAATGAGCATTCTCCGAATTTAATACTAGTGTCTAACAGGAAGTCCAAGAAAATGAGAAGGGAGGAATTACTGGAAGTTAATCACAGCACCAGGGATGATGATGGTGGCGTTGATGCTAGTTCAGGGAAGAGCGGTCAGAAATCTACACTTACCAAGGAAGTCTCCAAAAACAAAGGGAAAATAATTGAAGAGGGTAAAAGTGTTTTGATAGAGAAAAATAAGTCTAAGACGCAGCACAAAGAAACTCCTAAGAAAGAAGTAAAGAAAAATGGAAAGCATGAAGGTGCTATTGTGGAAGAAAAGAAATCTAAGACACAGTTTCAAGATATTTCAAAGAAAGAAGCAACTGTGAATAAAAAGGCTGCAGGTAACTTTTTTGAGAAAAAGAAGCTTAAGACACAAATGCTGAAGGATGTTCCTGTTTCTCATACTGCAAACGAAGAGAGGGAtgctgaaaattttaaaaatggagTAGTTTTGAGTGATGTTCAAATTGATAAGCTTGAATCCAAGAATATGGCAGCtgtagaggtttgcaaaattaACAAGTGTACTGTAGAGCACCAGAGCAAACAAAATGATGATAGTATTCCATTGCCTCTATCCACCTGCTTAACTACTGTAGCAGGAATTGAATTACCTCGTGGAGATGCTGGGGATGCGTTGCAATTCTTTGAGTTTTGTGCTGCTTTTAGTGAG GTTCTTGATCTCAAGAAAGGGCAAGCTGAAGCAGTGATTAGAGAAATAATATTTGGCCGAAGAGCACGCCGATCACAAGGCTCATTATTAACGCACTTTCATATCAAATTATTGCTTCTGATACAAGAGGATATAGGAGAAGA ATCTCCCGCCCTgagcccagcaaatggcaaaaATTCATGGTTGCAAGCTCTTGCGAAATGCGTCTCTAAATGCAAATTCATATCAACGGGACTCCCCTCAGATTGTTTTGATCGTGGTAATGAAGGATACGATATGTTGAGCACCTCACAGAAGTTTAAGCTCTTAAACTTTCTATGTGATGAGGCTCTTAATACAAA AGCATTGAGGAGCTGGATAGATGATCAAAATTCCAAATTTactgaaagagagaaagaagcaaaagaaaaggTTCTTGCAGCGAAGGTTAAG GAGAAGCAATTGAAAGAGAAGGTGCAGGACGAGGTGGCCAAAGCCATCATTGCAAAAGCAAAAAATGATGCCCCTTTCTCTGTTTCTGAGTATGAAGCAATAGTTTCACAGATAAAAAAAGAAGCTGCTGAAGCTCGTGCAGAAATCATGGAGGCTATGGGAATGGTTCCCAAAA AGAGACAAAGATCTGATGCTGTTAGAACAGATCCTATCCTTTTGGATGTCAATGGTCATGCCTTTTGGAGACTGAAAGGTTATAATAATGAACCAGACATCTTGCTTCAAG TTTTCTCGTTTACAGATTTAGGGAGCTGGGCTTCAGCTGCATCTGAGGAGAAATGGTTTGTGTATGATGCAGAACAGAAACAAGGAATTGAGAAGTACATCTCCTCCTTAAG GACAAAAAGACTTAGGATTCAAAAGGATACTGAAACCCCATTATTTGGAGACGATCAAAACAAACTTGCAGTATGA
- the LOC110609949 gene encoding thylakoid membrane protein slr0575 codes for MKAVLSPPPVPSRPAIFRSHHERFFLSVYPTSPPQQPARFDARLVANRPQNLKVVFVTRAADSTQPSTAASPSSAKTTVPDDEFSLAKVSFGVIGLGFGISLLSYGFGAYFNILPGSEWSALMLTYGFPLAIIGMALKYAELKPVPCLTYSDAQMLRETSATPILKQVRSDVTRYRYGDEQHLDEALKRIFQYGQGGGIPRRSAPILQMIREEVTEDGKYCLVLVFEAKALQLSDFEKRQAKFASFFGPGVTAEVGKGENNLYEVRLISNLTGSSTSS; via the exons ATGAAAGCAGTACTTTCACCACCCCCTGTACCATCTAGACCAGCCATCTTCCGCTCCCATCATGAGCGTTTCTTTCTATCAGTATATCCCACTTCGCCGCCGCAGCAGCCGGCACGTTTCGATGCAAGATTGGTCGCGAATCGACCGCAGAATTTGAAGGTGGTGTTCGTAACGAGAGCTGCCGATTCAACTCAGCCTTCTACTGCTGCTTCGCCCTCTTCTGCCAAAACTACTGTTCCTGATGATGAATTCTCTCTCGCTAAG GTTTCTTTTGGTGTCATTGGACTCGGTTTTGGGATTTCACTCCTATC GTATGGTTTTGGGGCTTACTTTAATATCCTCCCAGGATCTGAGTGGTCGGCATTAATGCTAACATATGGCTTCCCTCTTGCAATTATTGGTATGGCTCTCAAG TATGCAGAACTGAAGCCAGTACCATGCCTAACTTATTCTGATGCTCAAATGTTAAGGGAAACAAGTGCCACTCCAATCCTTAAACAG GTTAGGAGTGATGTTACGAGATATAGGTATGGAGATGAGCAGCATTTGGATGAGGCATTGAAGCGAATTTTTCAGTATGGTCAG GGTGGAGGAATTCCAAGGAGGAGTGCTCCTATTCTACAGATGATTCGTGAagag GTAACAGAAGATGGTAAATACTGCCTAGTCTTGGTGTTTGAGGCAAAAGCATTGCAGTTGTCGGATTTTGAAAAAAGACAG GCAAAATTTGCTTCATTCTTTGGACCGGGCGTCACAGCTGAAGTTG GGAAGGGGGAGAATAATCTATATGAAGTCCGTCTAATTTCCAACTTAACCGGCAGTTCTACATCATCATGA
- the LOC110609890 gene encoding allene oxide cyclase, chloroplastic, whose protein sequence is MHSLLLYKPPLLLVSSTPPCQNTTNLSSTFPMDCSTFSLRTFSYVKVTNPGAGPTKSLFPSKFSTPSLTQSSTLLLSNTSSFSNFSVPKRSFSYRSQTSSSDDTRPTKVQELNVYEFNERDRDSPVYLRLSQKPVNSLGDLVLFTNKLYTGDLKKRIGITAGIGVLIQNKPEKGDRYEAISSFYFGDYGHIAVRGPYKTYEDTYLAVTGGSGIFQGVYGEVKLHQLVFPLKLFYSFSLKGIKELPEELLGTLVDPQPSVEPHPDAKAGHSHAAIANFTD, encoded by the exons ATGCATTCCCTTCTTCTATATAAACCGCCTCTTTTACTCGTGTCCTCAACCCCTCCCTGTCAAAACACTACAAACCTATCATCAACTTTTCCAATGGATTGCTCTACCTTTTCCCTGAGAACCTTTTCTTATGTGAAGGTCACCAATCCTGGTGCAGGACCCACCAAATCACTCTTTCCTTCCAAGTTTTCAACCCCATCTCTCACTCAGAGTTCGACACTCCTCCTTTCAAACACTTCAAGCTTTAGCAACTTCTCTGTCCCCAAGAGATCTTTCTCCTACAGAAGCCAAACGTCTTCATCTGATGATACAAGGCCCA CAAAGGTCCAAGAGCTGAATGTATACGAGTTCAATGAGAGAGATCGTGATAGTCCAGTTTATCTCCGCTTGAGCCAGAAACCTGTTAATTCTCTTGGTGACCTTGTGCTTTTTACCAACAAA CTTTACACAGGAGATCTGAAAAAACGTATAGGAATAACAGCAGGAATAGGCGTATTGATCCAAAACAAACCGGAGAAAGGAGACCGTTACGAAGCCATCTCCAGCTTCTACTTCGGCGATTACGGCCACATAGCGGTGCGAGGACCATACAAGACCTACGAGGATACGTATCTGGCGGTGACGGGAGGGTCGGGCATTTTTCAGGGGGTGTATGGCGAAGTTAAGCTGCACCAGTTAGTTTTTCCATTGAAGCTCTTCTATTCGTTTTCCTTGAAGGGTATAAAGGAGCTACCTGAGGAGCTGCTAGGCACTCTGGTTGACCCACAGCCTTCTGTGGAGCCTCACCCTGATGCTAAGGCTGGTCACTCTCATGCTGCTATTGCTAATTTCACCGATTGA
- the LOC110609948 gene encoding uncharacterized protein LOC110609948 isoform X2, which yields MAVTSSGPDLNGEVATQEEKGLSNCNGVRLIGSRIYDSQNGKTCHQCRQKTRDFAAGCKNQKGNKQCPIKYCHKCLLNRYGEKAEEVALIDEWKCPKCRGICNCSLCMKKRGHKPTGILVHTAKENGFSSVSELLQVKGPENFGIDRTAKDASVSSKKPASTKESRIASPRKPGKENSFGVSSDLNEHSPNLILVSNRKSKKMRREELLEVNHSTRDDDGGVDASSGKSGQKSTLTKEVSKNKGKIIEEGKSVLIEKNKSKTQHKETPKKEVKKNGKHEGAIVEEKKSKTQFQDISKKEATVNKKAAGNFFEKKKLKTQMLKDVPVSHTANEERDAENFKNGVVLSDVQIDKLESKNMAAVEVCKINKCTVEHQSKQNDDSIPLPLSTCLTTVAGIELPRGDAGDALQFFEFCAAFSEVLDLKKGQAEAVIREIIFGRRARRSQGSLLTHFHIKLLLLIQEDIGEESPALSPANGKNSWLQALAKCVSKCKFISTGLPSDCFDRGNEGYDMLSTSQKFKLLNFLCDEALNTKALRSWIDDQNSKFTEREKEAKEKVLAAKVKEKQLKEKVQDEVAKAIIAKAKNDAPFSVSEYEAIVSQIKKEAAEARAEIMEAMGMVPKKRQRSDAVRTDPILLDVNGHAFWRLKGYNNEPDILLQDLGSWASAASEEKWFVYDAEQKQGIEKYISSLRTKRLRIQKDTETPLFGDDQNKLAV from the exons ATGGCTGTTACTTCTTCAGGTCCTGATTTGAACGGGGAAGTTGCTACTCAAGAGGAGAAGGGTCTCTCTAATTGCAATGGAGTTCGCCTCATCGGAAGCAGAATATATGATTCGCAAAATGGCAAGACTTGCCACCAA TGCCGGCAAAAAACAAGGGATTTTGCAGCCGGTTGCAAGAATCAGAAAGGAAACAAGCAATGCCCAATTAAATACTGCCATAAATGCTTACTGAACAG GTATGGGGAGAAAGCTGAAGAGGTAGCATTGATTGATGAGTGGAAATGTCCCAAGTGTAGGGGCATTTGCAATTGCAGCTTGTGTAT GAAGAAGAGAGGTCATAAACCAACTGGTATACTTGTGCACACAGCCAAGGAAAATGGATTTTCCTCTGTCTCAGAACTGTTGCAGGTTAAAGGTCCTGAGAATTTTGGTATTGACAGAACTGCAAAAGATGCAAGTGTTTCATCGAAGAAACCTGCTTCCACAAAG GAGTCCAGAATTGCTTCACCAAGAAAACCAGGGAAAGAAAACTCCTTTGGTGTAAGTAGTGATCTGAATGAGCATTCTCCGAATTTAATACTAGTGTCTAACAGGAAGTCCAAGAAAATGAGAAGGGAGGAATTACTGGAAGTTAATCACAGCACCAGGGATGATGATGGTGGCGTTGATGCTAGTTCAGGGAAGAGCGGTCAGAAATCTACACTTACCAAGGAAGTCTCCAAAAACAAAGGGAAAATAATTGAAGAGGGTAAAAGTGTTTTGATAGAGAAAAATAAGTCTAAGACGCAGCACAAAGAAACTCCTAAGAAAGAAGTAAAGAAAAATGGAAAGCATGAAGGTGCTATTGTGGAAGAAAAGAAATCTAAGACACAGTTTCAAGATATTTCAAAGAAAGAAGCAACTGTGAATAAAAAGGCTGCAGGTAACTTTTTTGAGAAAAAGAAGCTTAAGACACAAATGCTGAAGGATGTTCCTGTTTCTCATACTGCAAACGAAGAGAGGGAtgctgaaaattttaaaaatggagTAGTTTTGAGTGATGTTCAAATTGATAAGCTTGAATCCAAGAATATGGCAGCtgtagaggtttgcaaaattaACAAGTGTACTGTAGAGCACCAGAGCAAACAAAATGATGATAGTATTCCATTGCCTCTATCCACCTGCTTAACTACTGTAGCAGGAATTGAATTACCTCGTGGAGATGCTGGGGATGCGTTGCAATTCTTTGAGTTTTGTGCTGCTTTTAGTGAG GTTCTTGATCTCAAGAAAGGGCAAGCTGAAGCAGTGATTAGAGAAATAATATTTGGCCGAAGAGCACGCCGATCACAAGGCTCATTATTAACGCACTTTCATATCAAATTATTGCTTCTGATACAAGAGGATATAGGAGAAGA ATCTCCCGCCCTgagcccagcaaatggcaaaaATTCATGGTTGCAAGCTCTTGCGAAATGCGTCTCTAAATGCAAATTCATATCAACGGGACTCCCCTCAGATTGTTTTGATCGTGGTAATGAAGGATACGATATGTTGAGCACCTCACAGAAGTTTAAGCTCTTAAACTTTCTATGTGATGAGGCTCTTAATACAAA AGCATTGAGGAGCTGGATAGATGATCAAAATTCCAAATTTactgaaagagagaaagaagcaaaagaaaaggTTCTTGCAGCGAAGGTTAAG GAGAAGCAATTGAAAGAGAAGGTGCAGGACGAGGTGGCCAAAGCCATCATTGCAAAAGCAAAAAATGATGCCCCTTTCTCTGTTTCTGAGTATGAAGCAATAGTTTCACAGATAAAAAAAGAAGCTGCTGAAGCTCGTGCAGAAATCATGGAGGCTATGGGAATGGTTCCCAAAA AGAGACAAAGATCTGATGCTGTTAGAACAGATCCTATCCTTTTGGATGTCAATGGTCATGCCTTTTGGAGACTGAAAGGTTATAATAATGAACCAGACATCTTGCTTCAAG ATTTAGGGAGCTGGGCTTCAGCTGCATCTGAGGAGAAATGGTTTGTGTATGATGCAGAACAGAAACAAGGAATTGAGAAGTACATCTCCTCCTTAAG GACAAAAAGACTTAGGATTCAAAAGGATACTGAAACCCCATTATTTGGAGACGATCAAAACAAACTTGCAGTATGA
- the LOC110609847 gene encoding small polypeptide DEVIL 3 gives MKMSRATVEGSKKKMPCRRLGGYLREQKGRLYIIRRCIVMLVCWHD, from the coding sequence ATGAAGATGAGCAGAGCAACTGTGGAAGGATCCAAGAAGAAGATGCCATGCAGAAGGCTTGGAGGCTACCTTAGAGAACAGAAAGGAAGGCTCTATATTATCAGAAGGTGCATAGTCATGCTTGTTTGCTGGCATGACTAG